Proteins encoded within one genomic window of Eleutherodactylus coqui strain aEleCoq1 chromosome 1, aEleCoq1.hap1, whole genome shotgun sequence:
- the LOC136607620 gene encoding sporozoite surface protein 2-like has translation MAEQRTSLFSPAENSNTSGLDLATPEDPATPEDPATPEDPATPEDPATPEDPATPEDPATPEDPATPEDPATPEDPATPEDPATPEDPATPEDPATPEDPATPEDPATPEDPATPEDPATPEDPATPEDPATPEDPATPEDPATPEDPATPEDPATPEDPATPEDPATPEDPATPEDPATPEDPATPEDPATPEDPATPEDPATPEDPATPEDPATPEDPATPEDPATPEDPATPEDPATPEDPSNSILRF, from the exons ATGGCAGAACAACGAACCTCCCTCTTTAGCCCAGCGGAAAACTCAAACACCTC ggggttggacctggcGACCCCGGAGGACCCGGCGACCCCGGAGGACCCGGCGACCCCAGAGGACCCGGCGACCCCAGAGGACCCGGCGACCCCAGAGGACCCGGCGACCCCAGAGGACCCGGCGACCCCAGAGGACCCGGCGACCCCAGAGGACCCGGCGACCCCAGAGGACCCGGCGACCCCAGAGGACCCGGCGACCCCAGAGGACCCGGCGACCCCAGAGGACCCGGCGACCCCAGAGGACCCGGCGACCCCAGAGGACCCGGCGACCCCAGAGGACCCGGCGACCCCAGAGGACCCGGCGACCCCAGAGGACCCGGCGACCCCAGAGGACCCGGCGACCCCAGAGGACCCGGCGACCCCAGAGGACCCGGCGACCCCAGAGGACCCGGCGACCCCAGAGGACCCGGCGACCCCAGAGGACCCGGCGACCCCAGAGGACCCGGCGACCCCAGAGGACCCGGCGACCCCAGAGGACCCGGCGACCCCAGAGGACCCGGCGACCCCAGAGGACCCGGCGACCCCAGAGGACCCGGCGACCCCAGAGGACCCGGCGACCCCAGAGGACCCGGCGACCCCAGAGGACCCGGCGACCCCAGAGGACCCGGCGACCCCAGAGGACCCGGCGACCCCAGAGGACCCGGCGACCCCAGAGGACCCGGCGACCCCAGAGGACCCTTCCAATTCCATTTTAAGATTCTaa